From the genome of Flavobacterium ovatum, one region includes:
- a CDS encoding chondroitinase-B domain-containing protein — protein sequence MKKVIFLGVIFLLFSFCPTDAGKSTKVANQQELKAAIKEAKAGDEIVLTNGVWKDIQIQFTGKGTQNAPIVLRAETSGKVFIEGVSDLKIGGTYLEVSGLYFRNGYTPSSTIIDFHIDKKNIANHCKVTQCVIEDFTQLNRVNDDHWIEFWGRNNQLDHNYITGKSNQGPTIMVVLKGNEHINNYHQITNNHFGPRPRKGGPHGETIQIGDSGTSMAPSFTIVSHNLFERCDGEVEIISNKSNYNEYRNNIFYKSEGSLVLRHGNYCTIDGNIFIGDEKSDFMGGVRVVNTGHWITNNYFYKIKGEEFRSALAVMNGVPKSPLNRYNQVTDAVIAYNTFVDCITPWQFSVGANMDKKDVLPASEIRSARPDRIVVANNVIYNQTPNDFPVKAYDKVDGVLFKNNILNSPNNSDVKDKGIQTENFSVTKISDWLYVPTANNIDAYQGFDFENIKKDIFGKDRTVSNAIGALVLPVDNSKGTIAAKDYGTNWFSTEKKAEASKTIKVGTAKELVSALEAAAAGTIIELKKGVYTLNESLVINKAITIKAKDKKSKATLLYLGAAKSPVFLMEPKGNLVVENLIMKGNKEQYAFATLEKNMKSAYNLWANNIEVSDFDTVLNAYKDAFADTISIDNSVFKNCKRGIRLADEDEDLGEYNAEFVYIKNSKFDAIQSSVLDYYRGGYDESTIGGNLVFQNNTVINSGKEEASGILVKTRGIVNVVLANNNFTNNPIAAIAVLWGEKGQAPKDNIIKNSGEIKIEENLKQKMMY from the coding sequence TTTCGTTTTGTCCAACCGATGCCGGTAAGAGTACTAAAGTTGCGAATCAACAAGAGTTAAAAGCGGCGATTAAAGAAGCAAAAGCTGGAGACGAGATTGTGCTGACAAATGGAGTTTGGAAAGATATTCAGATTCAATTTACAGGAAAAGGAACTCAAAATGCACCGATTGTTTTGAGAGCAGAAACCTCTGGAAAGGTTTTTATCGAAGGAGTTTCTGATTTGAAAATAGGAGGAACCTACCTTGAGGTAAGCGGATTGTATTTTAGAAATGGATACACACCATCAAGTACTATAATTGATTTTCATATTGATAAAAAAAATATAGCCAACCATTGTAAAGTAACTCAATGTGTAATAGAAGATTTTACACAGTTAAACCGTGTGAATGATGATCACTGGATCGAATTTTGGGGAAGAAACAATCAATTGGATCATAATTACATTACTGGTAAATCCAATCAAGGACCAACTATTATGGTGGTATTGAAAGGAAACGAACATATAAATAACTACCACCAAATTACGAACAATCATTTTGGGCCAAGACCAAGAAAAGGTGGGCCACACGGTGAAACCATTCAAATAGGAGATAGTGGAACTTCGATGGCTCCGTCATTCACTATAGTTTCTCATAATTTATTCGAAAGATGTGACGGAGAAGTTGAAATCATTTCGAACAAATCAAATTATAATGAATACCGAAATAATATTTTCTACAAATCTGAAGGTTCATTGGTGTTGCGTCACGGAAATTACTGTACCATTGATGGGAATATATTTATAGGAGATGAAAAGTCTGATTTCATGGGAGGTGTTCGCGTTGTAAATACGGGTCATTGGATTACTAATAATTATTTTTACAAAATAAAAGGAGAAGAATTTCGTAGTGCATTGGCTGTTATGAATGGCGTTCCAAAATCACCACTAAACCGTTACAATCAAGTAACCGATGCGGTAATAGCCTATAATACTTTTGTAGATTGTATTACACCCTGGCAGTTTAGTGTTGGTGCCAATATGGATAAAAAGGATGTGCTTCCTGCTTCAGAAATTCGTTCGGCTAGACCAGACAGAATTGTAGTAGCAAACAATGTTATTTACAATCAAACACCCAATGATTTTCCGGTAAAAGCATACGACAAAGTAGATGGTGTTTTGTTTAAAAATAACATTCTAAACAGTCCTAATAATAGTGATGTAAAAGACAAAGGAATCCAAACAGAGAATTTTTCGGTAACTAAGATATCCGATTGGTTGTATGTTCCAACAGCCAATAATATTGACGCTTACCAAGGTTTTGATTTTGAAAACATCAAAAAAGATATTTTTGGAAAGGACAGAACAGTTTCAAATGCGATTGGAGCTCTAGTGTTACCAGTAGATAATAGCAAAGGAACGATTGCTGCAAAAGACTACGGAACCAATTGGTTTTCGACAGAGAAAAAAGCAGAGGCTTCAAAAACGATAAAAGTTGGGACTGCTAAAGAATTAGTGTCTGCGTTGGAAGCTGCTGCGGCTGGAACTATTATCGAATTGAAAAAAGGAGTTTATACGCTTAATGAATCTTTAGTTATTAATAAGGCAATAACCATTAAGGCCAAAGATAAAAAGAGCAAAGCAACGCTTTTGTATTTAGGAGCCGCCAAAAGTCCTGTTTTTTTGATGGAGCCAAAAGGAAACTTGGTGGTGGAGAATTTGATTATGAAAGGGAATAAAGAGCAATATGCTTTTGCAACTTTAGAAAAAAACATGAAAAGCGCTTATAACCTTTGGGCAAATAATATTGAAGTTAGTGATTTTGATACGGTCTTGAATGCGTATAAAGATGCTTTTGCAGATACCATTTCGATTGATAATTCGGTTTTTAAAAACTGTAAAAGAGGAATTCGTTTAGCTGACGAAGATGAAGATTTGGGAGAGTACAATGCTGAGTTTGTGTATATCAAAAATTCAAAATTTGACGCCATACAATCAAGTGTTTTGGATTACTACCGTGGTGGTTATGACGAATCTACAATTGGAGGAAATTTAGTTTTTCAAAATAATACAGTTATCAATTCTGGTAAAGAAGAAGCTAGCGGAATTTTGGTTAAAACTAGAGGAATTGTAAATGTAGTTTTGGCAAATAACAATTTTACCAATAATCCAATTGCAGCAATTGCAGTATTATGGGGAGAAAAAGGACAAGCTCCAAAAGACAATATCATTAAAAATTCTGGAGAGATTAAGATTGAAGAAAATCTTAAGCAAAAAATGATGTACTAG